One region of Bernardetia sp. genomic DNA includes:
- a CDS encoding phage holin family protein: protein MNKQKIIEQIKSYFGINALTKEVQIYIDLKREIVKTSVVDGSAKAIHGAIKGIGFLFLGLCIFLFLNLMLGFGISEWFFRGKYWTGFSILTGFYVLLAIIFAALQSMIKRKVEDGIEKGIKGTPLELKTIPQILYPNSETRKNIEKGIMKEDVRHEKVSPSLTEEEAKKALIEQVNEETEMLNEQIKKDIKGE, encoded by the coding sequence GTGAACAAACAAAAAATTATAGAACAAATTAAGAGCTATTTTGGAATAAATGCTCTAACAAAAGAAGTACAGATTTATATTGATTTAAAAAGAGAAATTGTCAAAACATCGGTAGTTGATGGTTCTGCAAAGGCTATTCATGGAGCAATTAAGGGAATTGGTTTTTTGTTTCTAGGACTTTGTATTTTTCTGTTTTTAAACTTAATGTTGGGCTTTGGTATTAGTGAATGGTTTTTTAGAGGGAAATATTGGACAGGTTTTTCTATTCTGACGGGTTTTTATGTTTTGCTGGCTATTATTTTTGCAGCCTTGCAATCTATGATTAAAAGAAAAGTGGAAGATGGTATAGAAAAGGGCATAAAAGGAACTCCTTTAGAACTCAAGACCATTCCTCAAATATTATATCCTAACTCTGAAACTCGTAAAAATATAGAGAAAGGAATAATGAAGGAGGATGTGCGTCATGAAAAAGTATCTCCTTCTCTGACTGAGGAAGAAGCAAAAAAAGCTCTTATAGAACAAGTAAACGAAGAAACTGAAATGCTAAATGAACAAATAAAGAAGGATATAAAAGGCGAATAA
- a CDS encoding glycosyltransferase family 2 protein: protein MSDLTPLQISIVIPLFNEDESLPPLHEWIVKVMEKNNFSYEIIFINDGSTDKSWKVIEEISSQNANVRGICFSRNYGKSAALDAGFRVAKGEVVITMDADLQDSPDEIPELYDLIKNQNYDLISGWKKKRHDPLSKTLPTKLFNAATRAFSGIKLNDFNCGLKAYKIDVVRTLNVYGEMHRYIPVLAKWNGFTKIGEKVVEHRARQFGSTKFGLERFTNGLLDLLSVTFITRFKKKPMHFFGTLGLLSFFIGFGIAFWLLLEKFLGIHVREPVDMPIFYISLLAIGVGTQLFLAGFIAEMIVIHSTERNDYIISKEL from the coding sequence ATGTCTGACCTTACTCCTTTACAAATTTCTATTGTTATACCTCTCTTCAATGAAGACGAATCGCTTCCTCCTCTGCACGAATGGATTGTAAAAGTAATGGAGAAAAATAATTTTTCGTATGAAATTATTTTTATAAACGATGGAAGTACAGATAAATCTTGGAAAGTTATTGAAGAAATTTCATCTCAAAATGCTAATGTTAGAGGAATCTGTTTTTCAAGAAATTATGGAAAATCGGCAGCCTTAGATGCAGGTTTTAGAGTAGCAAAAGGCGAAGTCGTAATTACAATGGATGCAGACTTACAAGACAGTCCAGATGAAATTCCAGAACTCTACGACCTAATTAAAAATCAAAACTATGATTTAATTTCGGGTTGGAAGAAAAAACGCCACGACCCACTTTCCAAAACGCTTCCTACCAAACTTTTCAATGCAGCCACTCGTGCCTTTTCTGGAATAAAGCTCAATGATTTTAACTGTGGACTAAAAGCCTACAAAATTGATGTTGTTCGAACATTAAATGTCTATGGCGAAATGCATCGTTATATTCCTGTGTTGGCAAAATGGAATGGCTTTACAAAAATAGGTGAAAAAGTAGTCGAACACCGTGCAAGACAGTTTGGAAGTACAAAATTTGGATTAGAACGCTTCACAAACGGACTTTTAGACCTTCTTTCTGTTACCTTTATCACACGTTTCAAGAAAAAACCAATGCACTTTTTTGGTACATTGGGTTTGCTTTCTTTCTTTATCGGATTTGGAATTGCTTTTTGGCTCTTGCTAGAAAAATTCTTGGGAATACACGTTCGTGAGCCTGTCGATATGCCTATTTTTTATATTTCTCTCTTAGCTATTGGTGTCGGAACACAGCTTTTCCTAGCAGGTTTTATTGCAGAAATGATTGTTATTCATTCTACTGAAAGAAATGATTACATTATTTCAAAAGAATTATGA
- a CDS encoding GNAT family N-acetyltransferase has product MKKTTIRRATEKDVPQIFELIVELAIYEKAEHEVTTTPEQMLLDGFSSTPSYGAIVAEQEGKIIGFSLFYIRYSTWKGRCLYLEDFLVNEEYRGEGIGKLLFEATILEAKKQKTNMMTWQVLDWNTPAIKFYERWDATLDGEWINCKFYQDYLDNYKVRFLDKLDKSKVFLD; this is encoded by the coding sequence ATGAAAAAAACAACCATTCGTAGAGCCACAGAAAAAGATGTTCCTCAAATTTTTGAACTGATTGTAGAGTTGGCAATTTATGAAAAAGCTGAACATGAGGTAACTACAACACCAGAGCAGATGCTTCTTGATGGCTTTAGTTCGACTCCCTCCTACGGAGCAATCGTGGCAGAGCAAGAAGGGAAAATTATAGGTTTCTCATTGTTTTATATTCGTTATTCGACATGGAAAGGACGCTGCTTATATTTAGAAGATTTTTTGGTAAATGAAGAATATAGAGGAGAGGGCATAGGAAAGCTACTTTTTGAAGCTACTATTTTAGAAGCCAAAAAACAGAAGACTAACATGATGACGTGGCAAGTATTGGATTGGAATACACCAGCCATTAAGTTTTATGAACGTTGGGATGCTACTCTTGACGGAGAATGGATAAACTGTAAATTCTACCAAGACTACTTGGATAACTACAAAGTAAGATTTTTAGATAAATTGGATAAAAGCAAGGTTTTTTTAGATTAA
- a CDS encoding Lrp/AsnC family transcriptional regulator — MALHYRIDHIDKQILEILQENAKITNAQLSKDINLSPAPTLERVKKLENAGYIQSYHARLDAQKLGLGVATFVSVKLNKHNKASNESFVKQVQEIDEIVECHYVTGSSDYVLKVVSKDIDSYQSLIMNKISEIAEVDNMQTLVILNTIKDSDSLPIPEVTPALVKNADNS, encoded by the coding sequence ATGGCATTGCACTATAGAATAGACCACATAGATAAACAGATTTTGGAAATCCTACAAGAAAACGCCAAAATTACAAATGCTCAACTTTCTAAAGACATCAACCTTTCTCCAGCTCCTACACTTGAGCGAGTAAAGAAATTAGAAAATGCTGGCTATATACAAAGTTATCATGCTCGTTTGGATGCTCAAAAACTAGGCTTGGGAGTAGCCACTTTTGTAAGTGTGAAACTAAACAAGCACAACAAAGCAAGTAATGAGAGTTTTGTGAAGCAAGTACAGGAAATTGACGAAATTGTAGAATGTCATTATGTTACAGGTTCTAGCGATTATGTTTTGAAAGTAGTTTCTAAAGATATTGACTCTTACCAAAGCCTTATTATGAATAAGATTAGCGAAATTGCTGAAGTGGATAATATGCAAACTCTTGTTATTCTCAATACAATTAAAGATAGCGATTCGCTTCCTATTCCAGAAGTAACACCAGCACTAGTAAAGAATGCTGATAACAGCTAG
- a CDS encoding ATP-binding protein, translated as MGFKSSLRTRITTGLLFLLGIIILISGVSVFYLTSLSTSSNKILKENYQTLFFIRHLTESFQGVSSSQLRYVAQQGFNYGDYKKSDILTVAYIDSLYLTVQSEEEKIYLDSLSRGYDKLVKDFDETRQDATVTLPNMSLYYSKLRLNFLPVREYLDKLREINQNKVIEKNDSIQKDTEEALLYMAIIGGFCVLITVGFIFYFPVYLTKPLNDLRLAIEQMSKKDYSARLHVGSTNEFAKLATSFNKMSKKIAEFESINLGNLLIEKRRTEAIIEHLQDGIIGISAQNKIIFMNQVAEILLDMSEEEAVDVYIPDLLVNNDILYHIMVDLMEVSKGKLFAEKTVKIPSSDRDLFFSRQVISLPETEDLSGFIIILKNVTKFTEMDAAKTHFIATISHELKTPLAATRLSIDLLRDKRIGELNEDQDDLVGDIEQATERLFALTGEILQLSQIEAGKIKINLQPVELESVLSYVMQAVKVAAEQKRVTIEADIATNLSIFFADIDKLKWVIINFLTNAIRYAPTKSKVKLSIFSDEGGITFSVSDKGKGIAEMYHLKVFEKYFQVPEPELEGDKKGSGLGLAICREFIEAHKGEIWVESQPEQGATFSFWLPSDT; from the coding sequence ATGGGATTTAAGTCATCTTTACGTACACGCATAACAACAGGGTTACTATTTCTATTAGGAATTATTATTCTTATTAGTGGTGTGTCTGTTTTTTATTTGACTAGTCTTTCTACTTCATCTAATAAGATTCTGAAAGAAAATTACCAAACACTATTTTTTATTCGTCATCTCACAGAATCATTTCAAGGAGTATCTTCATCTCAACTTCGATATGTGGCGCAACAAGGTTTTAATTACGGAGATTATAAAAAATCTGATATTCTAACAGTTGCTTATATTGATTCTTTATATCTAACAGTGCAGAGTGAGGAAGAAAAAATATATTTAGATTCTTTATCAAGAGGATATGATAAGTTGGTAAAAGACTTCGATGAGACAAGACAAGATGCCACAGTCACACTACCCAATATGAGTCTTTATTATTCCAAACTAAGACTTAATTTTTTACCTGTAAGAGAGTATTTAGATAAACTTAGAGAAATTAATCAGAATAAAGTCATAGAAAAAAACGATTCTATCCAAAAAGACACAGAAGAAGCATTGCTTTATATGGCTATCATAGGAGGTTTTTGTGTACTAATTACGGTTGGTTTTATTTTTTATTTTCCTGTATATCTAACCAAACCTTTAAATGACCTTCGTTTAGCAATAGAGCAGATGAGTAAGAAAGATTATTCTGCTCGCTTACACGTAGGCTCTACAAATGAATTTGCCAAACTTGCTACCTCCTTCAATAAAATGTCTAAAAAAATAGCTGAATTTGAAAGCATAAATTTGGGTAATCTCTTAATTGAAAAAAGACGGACTGAAGCTATTATAGAACATCTTCAAGATGGAATCATCGGAATAAGCGCACAAAATAAAATTATTTTTATGAATCAAGTAGCTGAAATTTTACTTGATATGTCGGAAGAGGAGGCAGTTGATGTATATATTCCAGACCTATTGGTAAATAATGATATTTTGTATCATATTATGGTAGATTTAATGGAAGTGAGCAAAGGAAAACTATTTGCAGAAAAGACTGTAAAAATTCCTTCTTCTGATAGAGATTTATTTTTTTCTAGGCAAGTGATTAGCCTTCCCGAAACCGAAGACCTCTCTGGGTTTATCATCATTCTAAAAAATGTTACGAAATTCACAGAAATGGATGCAGCCAAAACTCATTTTATAGCGACCATTTCTCACGAGCTAAAAACTCCTTTAGCTGCCACACGATTAAGTATAGACCTACTAAGAGACAAGAGAATAGGTGAGCTAAATGAAGACCAAGACGACTTAGTCGGAGATATAGAACAAGCTACTGAACGACTTTTTGCCCTTACAGGCGAGATACTCCAACTATCTCAAATAGAAGCAGGAAAAATAAAAATAAATCTGCAACCTGTCGAACTGGAAAGCGTATTGAGTTATGTGATGCAAGCTGTAAAAGTAGCAGCAGAACAAAAACGAGTAACAATAGAAGCGGATATTGCAACCAATTTATCTATATTTTTTGCAGATATTGACAAATTGAAATGGGTTATTATCAATTTCTTGACAAATGCAATTCGTTATGCTCCAACAAAGTCAAAGGTAAAATTAAGTATATTTTCAGATGAAGGAGGAATTACTTTTTCTGTAAGCGACAAAGGAAAAGGAATTGCTGAAATGTATCACCTAAAAGTATTTGAAAAATATTTTCAAGTTCCTGAACCAGAGTTAGAAGGCGATAAAAAAGGTTCTGGGCTAGGACTTGCTATTTGTAGAGAGTTTATAGAAGCTCATAAAGGAGAAATTTGGGTAGAAAGTCAGCCAGAACAGGGAGCTACTTTCTCCTTTTGGTTGCCCTCAGACACATAA